One window of the Pseudomonas knackmussii B13 genome contains the following:
- a CDS encoding carboxyl transferase domain-containing protein: MTILGTQLNTRSPEYAANAATMLENVQDLRALLGRIHEGGGAAAQAKHTARGKLLVRERINRLLDAGSPFLEVSALAAHDVYGEDVAAAGVVAGIGRVEGVECMIVGNDATVKGGSYYPLTVKKHIRAQTIAQQNRLPCIYLVDSGGANLPRQDEVFPDREHFGRIFFNQANMSAQGIPQIAVVMGSCTAGGAYVPAMSDETIMVRNQATIFLAGPPLVKAATGEVVSAEDLGGADVHCKTSGVADHYAEDDEHALAIARRCIANLNWTKQGKLNTLAPRAPLYPAEELYGVIPVDSKQPFDVREIIARLVDGSEFDEFKALFGTTLVCGFAHLHGYPVAILANNGILFAEAAQKGAHFIELACQRGIPLVFLQNITGFMVGQKYEAGGIAKHGAKLVTAVACAQVPKFTVIIGGSFGAGNYGMCGRAYDPRFLWMWPNARIGVMGGEQAAGVLAQVKREQAERAGNALSAEEEAKIKAPILAQYERQGHPYYSSARLWDDGVIDPAQTREVLALALSASLNAPIEPTRFGVFRM; this comes from the coding sequence ATGACCATCCTCGGCACCCAACTCAACACCCGTTCTCCGGAATACGCCGCCAACGCCGCGACCATGCTGGAGAACGTCCAGGACCTGCGCGCCCTGCTCGGCCGCATCCATGAAGGCGGCGGCGCCGCCGCCCAGGCCAAGCACACCGCCCGCGGCAAGCTGCTGGTGCGCGAACGCATCAACCGCCTGCTCGATGCGGGCTCGCCCTTCCTCGAAGTCTCCGCCCTCGCCGCCCATGACGTGTACGGCGAGGACGTCGCCGCCGCCGGCGTGGTCGCCGGCATCGGCCGCGTCGAAGGCGTGGAATGCATGATTGTCGGCAACGACGCCACGGTTAAGGGCGGCAGCTACTACCCGCTGACCGTGAAGAAGCACATCCGCGCGCAGACCATCGCCCAGCAGAACCGCCTGCCGTGCATCTACCTGGTGGACTCCGGCGGCGCCAACCTGCCGCGCCAGGACGAGGTCTTCCCCGACCGCGAGCACTTCGGCCGGATATTCTTCAACCAGGCCAACATGAGCGCCCAGGGCATCCCGCAGATCGCCGTGGTGATGGGCTCCTGCACCGCCGGCGGCGCCTACGTGCCGGCGATGAGCGACGAGACCATCATGGTGCGCAACCAGGCCACCATCTTCCTCGCCGGCCCGCCGCTGGTGAAGGCCGCCACCGGTGAGGTGGTCAGCGCCGAGGACCTGGGCGGCGCCGACGTGCACTGCAAGACCTCCGGCGTGGCCGACCACTACGCCGAGGACGACGAGCACGCGCTGGCCATCGCCCGCCGCTGTATCGCCAACCTCAACTGGACCAAGCAGGGCAAGCTCAACACCCTCGCCCCGCGCGCGCCGCTGTACCCGGCCGAAGAGCTGTACGGCGTGATTCCGGTGGACAGCAAGCAGCCCTTCGACGTGCGCGAAATCATCGCCCGCCTGGTCGACGGCAGCGAATTCGACGAGTTCAAGGCGCTGTTCGGGACCACCCTGGTGTGCGGCTTCGCCCACCTGCACGGCTACCCCGTCGCCATCCTCGCCAACAACGGCATCCTCTTCGCCGAAGCCGCGCAGAAAGGCGCGCACTTCATCGAACTGGCCTGCCAGCGCGGCATCCCGCTGGTGTTCCTGCAGAACATCACCGGCTTCATGGTCGGCCAGAAATACGAGGCCGGCGGCATCGCCAAGCACGGCGCCAAGCTGGTCACGGCGGTCGCCTGCGCCCAGGTGCCGAAGTTCACCGTGATCATCGGCGGCAGCTTCGGCGCCGGTAACTACGGCATGTGCGGCCGCGCCTACGACCCGCGCTTCCTGTGGATGTGGCCCAACGCACGCATCGGCGTGATGGGCGGCGAACAGGCCGCAGGCGTCTTGGCCCAGGTCAAGCGCGAGCAGGCCGAACGCGCCGGCAACGCGCTCTCCGCCGAGGAAGAAGCCAAGATCAAGGCACCGATCCTTGCCCAGTACGAGCGCCAGGGGCATCCCTACTATTCCAGCGCCCGCCTGTGGGACGACGGCGTGATCGACCCGGCGCAGACCCGCGAGGTCCTCGCCCTGGCCCTCTCCGCCTCCCTCAACGCGCCCATCGAGCCGACCCGGTTCGGCGTCTTCCGCATGTAA
- a CDS encoding isovaleryl-CoA dehydrogenase yields the protein MSYPTLNFGLGETIDMLRDSVYQFAQAELAPRAAQIDRDNEFPMDMWRKFGDMGLLGMTVEEEYGGTNMGYLAHVVAMEEISRASASVGLSYGAHSNLCLNQIRKNGTHEQKQKYLPKLCSGEHVGALAMSEPNAGSDVVSMKLRADKKGDRYVLNGNKMWITNGPDANTYVIYAKTDVNAGSRGMTAFIVERDFKGFSRHQKLDKLGMRGSNTCELVFEDVEVPEENILGAEGRGVAVLMSGLDYERTVLSGGPTGIMTACMDVVLPYVHERQQFKQSIGEFQLVQGKLADMYAGMNASKSYLYNVAKACDRGEESRKDAAAVILYTAEMATKMALDTIQLLGGNGYTNEYPAGRLLRDAKLYEIGAGTSEIRRMLIGRELFNETR from the coding sequence ATGAGCTATCCGACCCTCAACTTCGGCCTCGGCGAAACCATCGACATGCTGCGTGACTCGGTCTATCAGTTCGCCCAGGCCGAGCTGGCCCCGCGTGCGGCGCAGATCGACCGCGACAACGAGTTCCCCATGGACATGTGGCGCAAGTTCGGCGACATGGGCCTGCTGGGCATGACCGTGGAAGAGGAGTACGGCGGCACCAACATGGGCTACCTGGCCCACGTGGTGGCGATGGAGGAGATCAGCCGCGCGTCCGCCTCGGTCGGCCTGTCCTACGGCGCCCACTCCAACCTGTGCCTGAACCAGATCCGCAAGAACGGCACCCACGAGCAGAAGCAGAAGTACCTGCCCAAGCTGTGCTCCGGCGAGCACGTCGGCGCGCTGGCCATGAGCGAGCCCAACGCCGGCTCCGACGTGGTGTCGATGAAACTGCGCGCCGACAAGAAAGGCGACCGCTACGTGCTCAACGGCAACAAGATGTGGATCACCAACGGCCCGGACGCCAACACCTACGTGATCTACGCCAAGACTGACGTCAACGCCGGCTCGCGCGGCATGACCGCGTTCATCGTCGAGCGCGACTTCAAGGGCTTCTCCCGCCACCAGAAGCTGGACAAGCTCGGCATGCGCGGCTCCAACACCTGCGAACTGGTGTTCGAAGACGTCGAAGTGCCGGAAGAAAACATCCTTGGCGCCGAAGGCCGTGGCGTGGCCGTGCTGATGAGCGGCCTGGACTACGAACGCACCGTGCTCTCCGGCGGCCCGACCGGGATCATGACCGCCTGCATGGACGTGGTGCTGCCCTACGTGCACGAGCGCCAGCAGTTCAAGCAGTCGATCGGCGAATTCCAGCTGGTGCAGGGCAAGCTGGCCGACATGTACGCCGGCATGAACGCCTCCAAGTCCTACCTGTACAACGTGGCCAAGGCCTGCGACCGCGGCGAGGAATCGCGCAAGGATGCCGCCGCGGTGATCCTCTACACCGCCGAAATGGCCACCAAGATGGCCCTGGACACCATCCAGCTGCTCGGCGGCAACGGCTACACCAACGAGTACCCGGCCGGCCGCCTGCTGCGCGACGCCAAGCTCTACGAGATCGGCGCCGGCACCAGCGAGATCCGCCGCATGCTGATCGGCCGCGAGCTGTTCAACGAAACCCGCTGA
- a CDS encoding gamma-carboxygeranoyl-CoA hydratase — MTEFQNIQLEIDERGVASLWLNRPDKNNAFNAQTIAELIRALDLVADDAKVRLLVLRGRGKHFCGGADLAWMQEAVKLDYQGNLADAQQLAELLNNLHLLKKPTLAVVQGAAFGGGVGLVACCDMALGSEQAQFCLSEVRIGLIPATIGPFVTKAIGQRAATRYALTAERFGGQRARELGLLDECYAAEELDEKVEAWIANLLNNSPAALVACKALFQEIGAGELSPNLRRYTEAAIARIRISPEGQEGLHAFLEKRKPAWQN; from the coding sequence ATGACTGAATTCCAGAACATTCAGCTCGAGATCGACGAGCGCGGCGTGGCCAGCCTCTGGCTGAATCGCCCGGACAAGAACAACGCCTTCAACGCCCAGACCATCGCCGAGCTGATCCGCGCGCTGGACCTGGTTGCCGACGACGCCAAGGTGCGCCTGCTGGTCCTGCGCGGCCGTGGCAAGCACTTCTGCGGCGGCGCGGACCTGGCGTGGATGCAGGAAGCGGTCAAGCTGGACTACCAGGGCAACCTGGCCGACGCCCAGCAACTGGCCGAACTGCTGAACAACCTGCACCTGCTGAAGAAGCCGACCCTCGCCGTGGTGCAGGGCGCGGCCTTCGGCGGCGGCGTGGGCCTGGTGGCCTGCTGCGACATGGCCCTGGGCAGCGAGCAGGCGCAGTTCTGCCTGTCGGAAGTGCGCATCGGCCTGATCCCGGCGACCATCGGCCCCTTCGTGACCAAGGCCATCGGCCAGCGCGCGGCCACCCGCTACGCGCTCACCGCCGAGCGCTTCGGCGGCCAGCGCGCCCGCGAGCTGGGCCTGCTGGACGAGTGCTACGCAGCCGAAGAACTCGACGAGAAGGTCGAGGCCTGGATCGCCAACCTGCTGAACAACAGTCCGGCCGCGCTGGTGGCCTGCAAGGCGCTGTTCCAGGAGATCGGCGCCGGCGAGCTGAGCCCCAACCTGCGCCGCTACACCGAAGCCGCCATCGCCCGCATCCGCATCAGCCCCGAGGGGCAGGAAGGCCTGCACGCCTTCCTCGAGAAGCGCAAGCCGGCCTGGCAGAACTGA
- the qhpE gene encoding subtilisin-like serine protease QhpE, with protein MPELRVGVVDSGHADSQTERVVDGRCFRLSDEGLDELPLTPDVLGHGSAVIQAISTRAPEARFSVAQVFDGRGVTSPLQIAAALHWLGEQGVRLVNLSLGVRQDRPILREAVADLLDAGVLVCASSPARGEPVFPAAYPGVIRVTGDARCAEGEWSWLDSPFADFGAAVKVGGQAGASLGCAAFCGHLAALLAELPGLSNDALLGLMRERAAYKGIERKVGP; from the coding sequence GTGCCTGAACTGCGGGTGGGTGTGGTCGATAGCGGTCACGCGGACTCCCAAACCGAGCGGGTGGTGGATGGGCGCTGCTTTCGTCTGTCCGATGAGGGATTGGACGAACTGCCACTCACGCCGGATGTGCTTGGCCACGGCTCGGCGGTGATCCAGGCGATTTCGACGCGCGCTCCAGAAGCTCGCTTCAGCGTCGCCCAGGTGTTCGACGGACGCGGCGTGACCAGCCCGCTGCAAATTGCAGCTGCGCTTCACTGGCTGGGCGAGCAGGGCGTGCGCCTGGTCAACCTCAGCCTGGGCGTGCGCCAGGACCGGCCGATTCTTCGCGAGGCGGTGGCCGATCTGCTGGACGCGGGCGTGCTGGTCTGCGCCTCCAGCCCGGCGCGGGGCGAGCCGGTATTCCCGGCGGCCTATCCGGGCGTGATTCGCGTGACCGGCGATGCCCGCTGCGCGGAGGGTGAATGGTCCTGGCTGGATAGCCCGTTCGCCGATTTCGGTGCTGCCGTGAAGGTGGGCGGGCAGGCAGGCGCGAGTCTGGGTTGCGCGGCATTCTGCGGGCATCTGGCGGCCTTGCTGGCTGAGCTTCCGGGGTTGTCGAACGACGCATTGCTAGGACTGATGCGCGAACGCGCGGCCTACAAGGGCATCGAGCGGAAGGTCGGGCCGTGA
- a CDS encoding acetyl/propionyl/methylcrotonyl-CoA carboxylase subunit alpha, producing the protein MITTLLVANRGEIACRVMRTAKALGLTTVAVHSATDRNARHVEEADIAIDLGGAKPAESYLRADAVLAAAKAAGAQAIHPGYGFLSENAGFARACEEAGLVFLGPPASAIDAMGSKSAAKALMEDAGVPLVPGYHGEAQDYATFQREAARIGYPVLLKAAAGGGGKGMKVVERESELAEALESAQREAQSGFGDSRMLVEKYLTKPRHVEIQVFADKHGNCLYLNERDCSIQRRHQKVVEEAPAPGLSVELRRGMGEAAVRAAQAIGYVGAGTVEFLYDEGSNQFFFMEMNTRLQVEHPVTEAITGLDLVAWQIRVARGEPLPITQEQVPLNGHAIEVRLYAEDPEGGFLPASGHLALYREPPAGPGRRVDSGIREGDEISPFYDPMLAKLIAWGENREEARQRLLSMLCETAVGGFKTNLAFLRRVLAHPAFAAAELDTGFIARHQEQLLPAASALPETFWQLAGEAWAQSEAERVRGDDAHSPWSARDGWRSGLPGETDLHLLAKGESQVVRLRHADGVRGATLNGEWLDVAIGGVRRRHLALRQGDSLYLEWNGELVPVRRFDAIAEAEAAHAHHGGLGAPMNGSIVRILVEPGQVVEAGAALVVLEAMKMEHSIRAPHAGVVKSLYCREGELVSEGTSLVELEEASA; encoded by the coding sequence ATGATTACGACCCTACTGGTGGCCAACCGCGGCGAGATCGCCTGCCGGGTGATGCGCACCGCCAAGGCCCTGGGCCTGACCACCGTGGCCGTGCACAGCGCCACCGACCGCAACGCCCGCCATGTCGAAGAGGCGGACATCGCCATCGACCTGGGCGGCGCCAAGCCGGCCGAGTCCTACCTGCGCGCCGATGCCGTGCTCGCTGCGGCGAAAGCCGCCGGCGCCCAGGCCATCCACCCCGGCTACGGCTTCCTCTCCGAGAACGCCGGCTTCGCCCGCGCCTGCGAAGAGGCCGGCCTGGTATTCCTCGGCCCGCCGGCCAGCGCCATCGACGCCATGGGCAGCAAGTCCGCGGCCAAGGCGCTGATGGAAGACGCCGGCGTGCCCCTGGTGCCCGGCTACCACGGCGAAGCCCAGGACTATGCGACCTTCCAGCGCGAAGCCGCGCGCATCGGCTACCCGGTGCTGCTCAAGGCTGCCGCCGGCGGTGGCGGCAAGGGCATGAAGGTGGTCGAGCGCGAAAGCGAACTGGCCGAAGCCCTGGAATCCGCCCAGCGCGAAGCCCAGTCCGGCTTCGGCGACTCGCGCATGCTGGTCGAGAAGTACCTGACCAAGCCGCGCCACGTGGAAATCCAGGTGTTCGCCGACAAGCACGGCAACTGCCTGTACCTCAACGAGCGCGACTGCTCGATCCAGCGCCGCCACCAGAAAGTGGTCGAGGAAGCGCCTGCCCCCGGCCTCTCCGTCGAACTGCGTCGCGGCATGGGCGAAGCCGCCGTGCGCGCCGCCCAGGCCATCGGCTACGTCGGCGCCGGCACCGTGGAATTCCTCTACGACGAAGGCAGCAACCAGTTCTTCTTCATGGAGATGAACACCCGCCTGCAGGTGGAGCACCCGGTCACCGAAGCCATCACCGGCCTGGACCTGGTGGCCTGGCAGATCCGCGTCGCCCGCGGCGAGCCGCTGCCGATCACCCAGGAGCAGGTGCCGCTGAATGGCCACGCCATCGAAGTGCGGCTGTACGCCGAGGACCCGGAGGGCGGCTTCCTGCCCGCCAGCGGCCACCTCGCGCTGTACCGCGAACCGCCGGCCGGCCCTGGCCGCCGCGTCGACAGCGGCATCCGCGAAGGCGACGAGATCTCGCCGTTCTACGATCCCATGCTGGCCAAGCTGATCGCCTGGGGCGAGAACCGCGAGGAAGCCCGCCAGCGCCTGCTGTCGATGCTCTGCGAAACCGCTGTCGGCGGCTTCAAGACCAACCTGGCGTTCCTCCGCCGCGTACTGGCCCACCCGGCCTTCGCCGCCGCCGAGCTGGACACCGGCTTCATCGCCCGTCACCAGGAGCAACTGCTGCCGGCCGCCAGCGCGCTGCCGGAAACCTTCTGGCAACTGGCCGGCGAAGCCTGGGCACAGAGCGAAGCCGAGCGCGTGCGCGGCGACGACGCCCACTCGCCATGGAGCGCCCGCGACGGCTGGCGCAGCGGCCTGCCGGGGGAAACCGACCTGCACCTGCTGGCCAAGGGCGAATCCCAGGTGGTGCGCCTGCGTCACGCCGACGGCGTGCGTGGCGCGACCCTGAACGGCGAATGGCTGGACGTGGCGATCGGCGGGGTCCGTCGTCGTCATCTGGCGCTGCGCCAGGGCGACAGCCTGTACCTGGAGTGGAACGGCGAGCTAGTGCCGGTGCGCCGCTTCGACGCCATCGCCGAAGCAGAAGCCGCCCACGCGCATCATGGTGGCCTGGGCGCGCCCATGAACGGCAGCATCGTGCGCATCCTGGTCGAGCCCGGCCAGGTCGTGGAAGCCGGCGCCGCCCTGGTGGTGCTGGAAGCCATGAAGATGGAACACAGCATTCGCGCGCCGCACGCCGGCGTGGTGAAATCGCTGTATTGCCGCGAAGGCGAGCTGGTTTCCGAAGGCACGTCGCTGGTGGAGCTGGAAGAAGCGTCGGCATAA
- a CDS encoding ABC transporter ATP-binding protein has translation MFFVRFIDNDDPKALREALNWLYGFVKPQRLAILGLLGLSFCASLLVLAQPWLTKLVIDDGLLARDFPMLALLAGAMILVGLVGTVLSGLNRYLHTRLSGRILFALRDALYRHLQTLSPTFFARRRIGDLMSRLDGDVAEIQRFAVDSLFSAVSSVIGLVGSLALLLTLSWKLSVLVLVLVPLDVLWLRWMRRKVEREARNLRERSADMSSFFVETLPAMKFIQSAGQQSREARRLEGLGQNYLGQLLRLQLTEFFTQAVPGTLMSLSRACAFLVGGYWVVQGSWQLGSLIAFSTYLGMAIGPVQSLLGLYVALQRMTVSLGRVMELRGEAPGVTSPAQPKAMPNVGELRLDNLGFSHVGRHQPVLREVNAVIPAGRKVALSGPSGVGKSTLIDLLQRFYDPDQGRILLDGVDLRELDLLQLRRRIAVVSQELVLFRGSLADNLSYAAPHVTRVDIERVAALAQLDSLIASLPEGLDSPLGERGQQLSGGQKQRIAIARALLQDPLILVLDEATSQVDESTEREVIAAIDRLFAGRTRILISHRPSTLAEADLRLELQEGTLREQVANAVAAGGEGA, from the coding sequence ATGTTCTTCGTCCGCTTCATCGACAACGACGATCCCAAGGCACTGCGCGAGGCACTGAACTGGCTCTACGGTTTCGTCAAACCGCAGCGCCTGGCCATCCTCGGCCTGCTAGGGCTGTCGTTCTGCGCCTCGCTGCTGGTGCTGGCGCAACCCTGGCTGACCAAACTGGTGATCGACGACGGCCTGCTGGCGCGCGACTTCCCGATGCTCGCGCTGCTGGCTGGGGCGATGATCCTCGTTGGCCTGGTCGGCACGGTGCTTTCGGGGCTCAACCGCTACCTGCACACGCGGCTGTCCGGGCGCATCCTGTTCGCCCTGCGCGATGCGCTGTACCGCCACCTGCAGACGCTCTCGCCGACCTTCTTCGCCCGCCGCCGCATAGGAGATCTGATGTCGCGGCTGGACGGTGACGTCGCCGAAATCCAGCGCTTCGCCGTGGACTCGCTGTTCTCGGCTGTTTCCAGCGTGATCGGCCTGGTCGGCTCGCTGGCCCTGCTGCTCACCCTGTCCTGGAAGCTCTCGGTGCTGGTGCTCGTGCTGGTCCCGCTCGACGTGCTCTGGCTGCGCTGGATGCGCCGCAAGGTCGAACGCGAGGCGCGCAACCTGCGCGAACGCTCGGCGGACATGTCGTCGTTCTTCGTCGAGACCCTGCCGGCCATGAAGTTCATCCAGTCGGCCGGCCAGCAATCCCGCGAAGCCAGACGCCTGGAAGGGCTGGGGCAGAACTACCTGGGCCAGCTGCTGCGCCTGCAGCTCACCGAATTCTTCACCCAGGCCGTGCCGGGGACGCTGATGTCCCTGTCGCGCGCCTGCGCCTTCCTCGTCGGCGGTTACTGGGTGGTGCAGGGCAGTTGGCAGCTGGGCTCGCTGATCGCCTTCTCCACCTACCTGGGCATGGCCATCGGCCCGGTGCAGAGCCTGCTCGGCCTGTATGTCGCCTTGCAGCGCATGACCGTCAGCCTCGGCCGGGTGATGGAGCTGCGCGGCGAAGCGCCGGGCGTGACCTCGCCCGCGCAGCCCAAGGCGATGCCCAACGTTGGCGAACTGCGCCTGGATAACCTCGGCTTCAGCCATGTCGGGCGCCATCAGCCGGTGCTGCGCGAGGTCAATGCGGTCATTCCGGCGGGACGGAAAGTCGCGCTGAGCGGCCCGTCCGGCGTCGGCAAATCGACCCTGATCGACCTGCTGCAACGCTTCTACGACCCCGACCAGGGCCGCATCCTCCTCGACGGCGTGGACCTGCGCGAACTCGACCTGCTGCAGCTGCGCCGGCGCATCGCCGTGGTCAGCCAGGAACTGGTGCTGTTCCGCGGCAGCCTGGCCGACAACCTGAGCTACGCCGCGCCCCACGTGACCCGCGTGGATATCGAGCGGGTCGCCGCGCTGGCCCAGCTCGACAGCCTGATCGCCAGCCTGCCGGAAGGGCTCGACAGCCCCTTGGGCGAGCGCGGCCAGCAACTTTCCGGCGGGCAGAAACAACGCATCGCCATTGCCCGCGCGCTGCTGCAGGACCCGCTGATCCTGGTGCTCGACGAAGCCACCTCGCAGGTCGACGAAAGTACCGAGCGCGAAGTGATCGCCGCCATCGACCGGCTGTTCGCCGGGCGCACGCGCATCCTCATCAGCCACCGGCCCTCGACGCTGGCGGAAGCCGATCTGCGCCTGGAGCTGCAGGAAGGCACGCTGCGGGAGCAGGTTGCGAACGCTGTCGCTGCAGGAGGCGAGGGTGCCTGA
- a CDS encoding MerR family transcriptional regulator — translation MPTTYSISDLARELDVTTRAIRFYEEQGMLSPERRGQERIYSPKDLVALKLILRGKRIGFSLAECKELIDLYDPSSGNRKQLETFMGKIAARRAQLEQQMLDIEQMKLELDTAEERCLAALDETEKKQRASV, via the coding sequence ATGCCGACCACCTACAGCATTTCCGACCTGGCCCGCGAACTGGACGTCACCACACGCGCCATCCGCTTCTACGAGGAGCAAGGCATGCTCAGCCCGGAGCGCCGCGGCCAGGAGCGCATCTACAGCCCCAAGGACCTGGTGGCGCTGAAGCTGATCCTGCGCGGCAAGCGCATCGGCTTCTCGCTGGCCGAGTGCAAGGAGCTGATCGACCTGTACGACCCCAGCAGCGGCAACCGCAAGCAGCTGGAAACCTTCATGGGCAAGATCGCCGCCCGGCGAGCCCAGCTTGAGCAGCAGATGCTCGACATCGAGCAGATGAAACTGGAACTGGATACCGCCGAGGAACGCTGCCTGGCCGCCCTCGACGAGACCGAGAAGAAGCAACGCGCCTCCGTGTGA
- a CDS encoding sigma-54-dependent Fis family transcriptional regulator produces MTTTRTISSDTLQEAHRARETLQREGEVPAGVLREEIDASWRRSLGHGLNCNRGTEEALDNRIAPDALLANNRVLLDAATPELDYLQQRQGHDGVIILANGDATILSVEGARERMRNIGLADVTQGTCWSEAARGTNALGTALVEGRPTQIDCGEHYLDRLSRFSCTSVPIQGPQGTLLGVLDMTREGPLSGPRESLSLLSLAVFHIEARLFGASYPGQIVLAFHSRRQYLDSPWQGLLALSLEGRILALSTPACQLLGAAREQLVGRRCEDLLGSRGEQLLARLQQGAVGSLQTAKGELFYKVLQAPLRAPAVSVPARPVVKPAAPDLEALAGGNARYARALRMARQGLLNDLPVLLLGETGSGKEVVARNLHLSSARADKPFVAVNCAAIPEGLIESELFGYREGAFTGSRRGGMIGRLQQAHGGTLFLDEIGDMPLALQARLLRVLQERKVAPLGAGEEQDIDIALICATHRDLKRQVEEKLFREDLYYRVNGISVRLPALRERDDFRELAASLLAKLGAPGVKLGEELAGLLAEYHWPGNIRQLEMVLRTALAMREEGETCLGLEHLPDSTLDELSAGERQPCGSIRETELELIRQSLDRHQGNVSAAADALGISRATLYRKLKQLRA; encoded by the coding sequence ATGACAACCACAAGAACAATAAGCAGCGACACGCTGCAGGAAGCCCACCGCGCCCGCGAGACCTTGCAGCGCGAAGGCGAAGTGCCGGCCGGCGTCCTGCGCGAAGAGATCGACGCGTCCTGGCGGCGCAGCCTCGGCCATGGGCTGAATTGCAACCGCGGCACGGAAGAGGCGCTGGACAACCGCATCGCCCCCGACGCGCTGCTCGCCAACAATCGCGTGCTGCTCGACGCCGCAACGCCTGAACTGGACTACCTGCAGCAACGCCAGGGCCATGACGGCGTGATCATCCTCGCCAACGGCGACGCCACCATCCTTTCCGTCGAAGGCGCCCGCGAGCGCATGCGCAATATCGGCCTGGCCGACGTCACCCAGGGCACCTGCTGGAGCGAAGCAGCGCGCGGCACCAATGCGCTGGGCACTGCACTGGTGGAAGGGCGGCCGACGCAGATCGACTGCGGCGAGCACTACCTCGACCGCCTGAGCCGTTTCTCCTGCACCTCGGTGCCGATCCAGGGCCCGCAAGGCACACTGCTCGGCGTACTCGACATGACCCGCGAAGGGCCACTCTCCGGCCCGCGCGAAAGCCTTTCGCTGCTCAGCCTCGCGGTGTTCCACATCGAGGCGCGGCTGTTCGGCGCAAGCTATCCGGGGCAGATCGTCCTGGCCTTCCATTCCCGTCGCCAGTACCTGGATTCGCCCTGGCAAGGCCTGCTGGCCCTCAGCCTGGAGGGCCGCATCCTGGCGCTCAGCACGCCGGCCTGCCAGCTGCTCGGCGCAGCGCGCGAACAACTGGTCGGACGGCGCTGCGAAGACCTCCTCGGCAGCCGCGGCGAACAGCTGCTGGCGCGCCTGCAGCAAGGCGCGGTCGGCAGCCTGCAGACCGCCAAGGGCGAGCTCTTCTACAAGGTCCTGCAGGCGCCGCTGCGTGCGCCGGCGGTATCGGTACCCGCGCGCCCGGTCGTCAAGCCGGCCGCTCCCGACCTGGAGGCCCTGGCCGGCGGCAACGCCCGCTACGCCCGCGCCCTGCGCATGGCCCGCCAGGGCCTGCTGAACGACCTGCCGGTGCTGCTGCTCGGCGAAACCGGCAGCGGCAAGGAAGTGGTCGCGCGCAACCTGCACCTGTCCAGCGCACGCGCCGACAAACCCTTCGTTGCGGTGAACTGCGCGGCCATTCCCGAAGGCCTGATCGAATCCGAACTCTTCGGCTACCGCGAAGGCGCCTTCACCGGCTCGCGGCGCGGCGGCATGATCGGCCGCCTGCAACAGGCCCACGGCGGCACCCTGTTCCTCGACGAGATCGGCGACATGCCACTGGCCCTGCAAGCGCGCCTGCTGCGCGTGCTGCAGGAGCGCAAGGTGGCGCCGCTGGGCGCCGGCGAAGAGCAGGACATCGACATCGCGCTCATCTGCGCCACCCACCGCGACCTCAAGCGCCAGGTGGAAGAAAAGCTCTTCCGCGAAGACCTCTACTACCGTGTCAACGGCATCAGCGTGCGCCTGCCGGCGCTGCGCGAGCGCGACGACTTCCGCGAACTGGCCGCCAGCCTGCTGGCCAAGCTGGGCGCGCCCGGCGTGAAGCTGGGCGAGGAACTCGCCGGGCTGCTCGCCGAGTACCACTGGCCGGGCAACATCCGCCAGCTGGAGATGGTCCTGCGCACCGCGCTGGCGATGCGTGAGGAGGGCGAGACCTGCCTGGGCCTGGAACACCTGCCCGACAGCACCCTCGACGAACTCAGCGCCGGTGAACGCCAGCCCTGCGGCAGCATTCGCGAAACCGAGCTCGAACTGATCCGCCAGTCGCTCGACCGTCACCAGGGCAACGTCTCGGCCGCCGCCGACGCGCTCGGCATCAGCCGCGCCACCCTGTACCGCAAGCTCAAGCAGCTGAGGGCTTGA